The Thalassotalea psychrophila genome window below encodes:
- a CDS encoding short chain dehydrogenase produces the protein MKTVILIGALGKMGQAALTGLGNHKVITAGRSGNVDHIVDITNEQSIRSLYETVGHFDAVVNTVGFCEYATFTEMTEAQWMTTIMSKMMGQINLVRIGQEYIKDGGSFTLISGILNVKPIPFAIADATASGAIDTFVKCVSLEMPRNTRINVVNPTVLAEAWDVYGEMMPGFEPVPGALVGKAFERSVDGFINGEVIFVDA, from the coding sequence ATGAAAACAGTTATTTTAATCGGTGCGTTAGGAAAAATGGGTCAAGCGGCATTAACTGGTTTAGGTAACCATAAGGTTATCACTGCAGGACGCTCTGGTAATGTTGACCATATCGTTGATATTACTAATGAACAATCTATAAGATCTTTATATGAAACTGTCGGTCATTTCGATGCTGTGGTTAATACTGTAGGATTTTGTGAATACGCTACATTTACAGAAATGACTGAAGCGCAATGGATGACAACCATTATGAGCAAAATGATGGGACAAATAAATTTAGTACGAATTGGTCAAGAGTATATTAAAGATGGTGGTTCATTTACTTTGATCAGTGGTATTTTAAATGTGAAACCTATTCCATTTGCAATTGCTGATGCAACAGCAAGTGGTGCAATCGATACTTTTGTAAAATGTGTATCTTTAGAAATGCCTAGAAATACCCGTATTAATGTTGTTAACCCAACTGTATTAGCTGAAGCATGGGATGTATACGGTGAAATGATGCCAGGTTTTGAACCTGTTCCTGGAGCATTAGTAGGTAAAGCTTTTGAACGCTCAGTAGATGGTTTTATTAATGGCGAAGTTATTTTTGTTGATGCATAA
- a CDS encoding LysR family transcriptional regulator, producing MSKLDRLDLKQLRVFQALIREQNASKAANQLGLTQQAVSEHLKKLRDVFDDRLFLRKTNGFVPTPFAEDLSIGVDKLLNDFTALLSPTNFDPKTISGTFVIAATDYAQQVVLPSLISILRKQSPKLKLIVRDFELDKIHELMESGKVNLAIAFPDYIPDNYPIVKLFEEHHVCVASPNASIAHKNPSLTEIANYPSIIASPSRPNFKGSIDDWFKKFGLKRNVVVSAPCFSIVPMYLETTDSIAFLPSRAITGSKLIEINLEQSPDKFDVIAAWHPRYNDDALQKWVISLL from the coding sequence GTGAGTAAGTTAGACCGATTAGATCTTAAACAATTAAGGGTATTTCAGGCTCTAATACGAGAGCAAAACGCATCAAAAGCAGCAAACCAATTAGGGCTAACCCAACAAGCCGTAAGCGAGCACTTAAAAAAATTACGTGATGTTTTTGATGATCGATTGTTTCTTAGGAAAACAAATGGTTTTGTGCCAACACCATTCGCTGAAGATTTATCTATAGGCGTAGACAAACTTTTAAATGATTTTACCGCACTCTTATCACCGACAAACTTTGATCCTAAAACAATCTCTGGTACTTTTGTTATTGCAGCAACCGATTATGCCCAACAAGTAGTATTACCGTCGTTAATCTCAATACTCAGAAAACAATCGCCTAAGTTAAAGTTAATAGTTCGTGATTTTGAGTTAGATAAAATTCATGAATTAATGGAAAGTGGAAAAGTTAACTTAGCGATCGCATTTCCTGACTATATTCCAGATAACTATCCTATCGTAAAACTTTTTGAAGAACATCACGTATGTGTAGCCTCACCAAATGCATCTATCGCACATAAAAATCCTTCTCTTACTGAAATTGCAAATTATCCAAGCATCATCGCTTCGCCTTCTAGGCCAAACTTTAAAGGATCTATTGATGACTGGTTTAAGAAATTTGGCTTAAAACGAAATGTCGTGGTATCAGCACCGTGTTTTTCTATCGTGCCAATGTATCTAGAAACAACAGACTCAATAGCTTTTTTGCCTTCAAGAGCGATAACAGGCTCTAAACTTATAGAAATTAACCTAGAGCAGTCACCTGATAAATTTGATGTTATTGCGGCTTGGCATCCTCGCTACAATGACGACGCACTGCAAAAATGGGTAATATCATTACTGTAA
- a CDS encoding pirin family protein: MDVLSKNSLPLGGFAGLTEHRLVTDRRVFGSRKAPNTFDGIGNFVYLADAQFNPNGETHMHPHKEIDVISIMMKGRVSHEGSLEHGQSLKTGEAQVQRAGGEGFTHNEINPDNAKNRMLQLWVLPDESKQAANYKHYTLAANGVTRIYGGSKNQSKTFDSETIIDVVRLASGESIKFDQEILAYVSHGKAEFSDENSTFSAEDGDLIRSYKTDISTESGVEIVVISKQS; the protein is encoded by the coding sequence ATGGATGTACTAAGTAAAAATTCGTTACCGTTAGGCGGCTTTGCAGGATTAACTGAGCACCGTTTAGTTACTGACCGTCGTGTGTTTGGTAGTAGAAAAGCACCGAACACATTCGATGGAATTGGAAACTTTGTTTATCTTGCAGATGCACAGTTTAACCCTAATGGTGAAACCCATATGCATCCACATAAAGAAATAGATGTTATATCAATAATGATGAAAGGTCGTGTAAGCCATGAAGGGTCTTTAGAGCATGGCCAAAGCTTAAAAACTGGTGAAGCTCAAGTTCAAAGAGCTGGTGGTGAGGGGTTCACACATAACGAAATCAACCCTGATAATGCAAAGAATCGTATGTTGCAGTTATGGGTATTACCTGATGAATCTAAGCAAGCAGCTAATTATAAACATTACACATTAGCAGCCAATGGCGTTACTCGTATCTATGGTGGTAGCAAAAATCAAAGTAAAACTTTTGATAGTGAAACAATTATAGACGTTGTAAGACTTGCATCAGGTGAAAGCATAAAATTTGACCAAGAAATACTTGCATATGTAAGCCATGGTAAAGCTGAATTTTCAGATGAAAACAGTACCTTTAGTGCAGAAGATGGTGACTTAATACGCAGCTATAAAACTGACATCTCTACAGAAAGTGGTGTTGAAATTGTTGTTATAAGTAAACAATCATAA
- a CDS encoding LysR family transcriptional regulator codes for MEHDLNDMMVFLAVVEMGSFTLAADRLGIPKANVSRKVSRLEQKLGITLLERSTRAQHLTEAGKRYLIHCKRVHEELDLATACISELQHNYKGNLKVGASVATGQQILRPSLAEFMHQYPDLTIQLNLINRRIDFIEEGFDVVIRIGKLNDSLLIAKKLGTVTRRLFASPEYVAKHGKPIAVDQLTQHQLLIMNPLNNDSKLTLVSTKNEEHTINCKPRLLVDDFSVLKQSIIDGLGIAVLPEYIAREEVSSGKLVTLLPDWGMTDIDIYALYPRNRAKIPKVKAFLNFVTKLYVDALK; via the coding sequence GTGGAACACGATTTGAATGATATGATGGTTTTTTTAGCTGTTGTAGAAATGGGCAGTTTTACCCTTGCTGCTGATAGGTTGGGGATCCCTAAAGCGAATGTTAGTCGAAAGGTATCTCGCTTAGAGCAGAAGCTTGGCATAACTTTACTAGAACGTTCTACTCGCGCTCAACATTTAACTGAGGCAGGAAAACGTTATTTAATCCATTGTAAACGAGTACATGAAGAGTTGGATTTAGCGACAGCTTGTATTTCTGAGTTGCAACATAACTATAAAGGTAACTTAAAAGTTGGGGCGTCTGTTGCCACGGGGCAACAAATCCTAAGACCTTCCCTAGCTGAATTTATGCACCAATATCCTGACTTAACGATTCAACTTAACTTAATTAATCGACGTATAGACTTTATCGAAGAAGGGTTTGATGTTGTGATCCGTATTGGGAAATTAAATGATTCACTGTTGATAGCTAAAAAGCTTGGTACAGTTACGCGAAGATTATTTGCAAGCCCTGAATATGTTGCTAAACATGGAAAACCTATAGCTGTTGATCAATTAACTCAACATCAGTTGCTAATAATGAATCCTCTAAATAATGATTCAAAGTTAACATTAGTTTCAACAAAAAATGAAGAGCACACTATAAATTGCAAACCACGCTTATTAGTTGATGACTTTTCAGTTCTTAAACAATCAATAATTGATGGGTTAGGTATTGCAGTGTTACCAGAATACATTGCCCGAGAAGAGGTGTCTTCTGGAAAGTTAGTAACGCTTCTACCTGATTGGGGTATGACAGACATTGATATTTATGCCCTCTATCCTCGTAATAGAGCCAAGATACCTAAAGTTAAAGCCTTCTTAAATTTTGTAACAAAGCTGTATGTCGATGCATTGAAGTAA
- a CDS encoding putative Ig domain-containing protein has protein sequence MMNINFKLSLLLASLTLAGCGADTPYGDVKKTPADSTPVDNAPIDNTPVDNTPINNAPTITSTANENISVGGAYSYTVTTSDSENDLLAVSATTLPVWLSFDNITGLLSGTPTIDDLGESSVVITVNDGEFETSQSFTITVVDEVEPPVEPPVEPPVEPPVEPPVEPPVEPPVEPPVEPTGDSFYFISSTETSDVNFDETLINEWSTGSQIAGDIIYNDITSWEISSGSNSPEAGNWGTVLAFDGGINGDLSLFTTLQLNLATTGGYSSYEVAIGANGVVSKVIVPVDDSNPDWQNVSVDLFDFALNLSAIDQIAVYGIGGTPAVSKIYIANLAIYADKSISIDSDLENDFVFISSSESVVSDLIVDDDNNSAVGNVIFGEWSTGTQIGNTTYDNLNAVELTAGGSWGAVLALQGDISDGTNIDNYDVDLAKYTNIKFKVASSGAFDRYAVSIVSTIGGANPAQEVGFGLAEQAEWNDIDINLQQYGVNLSNVSQIAVFGVYTDGVSSNQKLYITDMTMYDNGTNPAAKPSTDDKFVLLTSSNEDVDLRVDDNNLVNEGNITFSDWSTGSTLAGDVLYDGLNAFEVTKGAGWGTVLALMGDIYGGVQTYEIDVAKYQTINFKVAATGSMNAFTVDFIVDGAEHKVPLTVSSAWSEVSINIADIPLNMTKLTQIAIFGEGGNAGDKLYVTDLNISK, from the coding sequence ATGATGAATATTAATTTTAAATTATCACTGCTTTTAGCCAGTTTAACTCTGGCTGGTTGTGGTGCTGATACTCCGTATGGGGATGTAAAAAAAACACCGGCTGATAGTACGCCGGTTGATAATGCCCCCATTGATAATACTCCTGTTGATAATACGCCGATCAATAATGCGCCGACAATTACGAGTACAGCCAATGAAAATATTTCAGTAGGCGGAGCTTACAGCTACACTGTAACAACAAGTGATTCTGAAAATGATTTGTTGGCTGTTAGTGCTACAACATTACCGGTTTGGTTAAGTTTTGATAATATTACAGGCTTACTTTCTGGTACCCCTACAATTGACGATTTGGGTGAGAGTAGTGTTGTTATTACGGTAAATGATGGTGAATTTGAAACGAGCCAGTCATTTACCATTACCGTCGTTGATGAAGTTGAGCCACCAGTAGAACCGCCGGTTGAACCACCAGTAGAGCCGCCAGTAGAACCGCCGGTAGAGCCGCCGGTTGAGCCACCGGTAGAGCCACCGGTTGAACCAACAGGTGATTCGTTTTACTTTATCTCCAGTACAGAGACTAGCGATGTTAACTTTGATGAAACGTTGATCAATGAATGGAGTACCGGCTCTCAAATAGCTGGTGATATCATTTATAATGACATCACAAGTTGGGAAATATCCTCAGGTAGCAACTCACCTGAGGCTGGAAACTGGGGAACTGTGTTAGCGTTTGACGGCGGTATTAATGGCGACCTTAGTCTATTCACTACTTTGCAGCTTAACCTTGCCACAACCGGTGGCTATTCTAGCTATGAAGTTGCGATTGGTGCAAATGGTGTGGTTTCAAAAGTAATCGTACCTGTTGATGACAGCAACCCTGACTGGCAAAATGTTAGCGTTGACTTGTTCGATTTTGCTTTAAACCTTTCTGCCATTGACCAAATTGCTGTCTATGGTATCGGCGGCACACCTGCTGTATCTAAAATCTATATTGCAAATTTGGCCATCTACGCTGATAAAAGCATTAGTATCGATAGCGACCTTGAAAACGACTTCGTCTTTATCTCTTCTAGCGAGAGCGTTGTCAGCGATTTAATTGTTGATGATGACAACAATAGTGCCGTGGGTAATGTTATTTTTGGTGAATGGAGCACAGGTACTCAGATAGGTAATACTACTTATGATAATTTAAATGCTGTTGAGCTTACCGCTGGTGGTAGCTGGGGTGCTGTTCTGGCACTGCAAGGCGATATATCTGATGGTACAAACATCGATAATTATGATGTTGATCTAGCAAAATATACCAACATTAAATTTAAAGTCGCTTCATCTGGTGCTTTTGACCGATATGCAGTATCTATTGTATCAACAATTGGCGGAGCAAACCCGGCACAGGAGGTTGGTTTTGGATTAGCTGAACAAGCAGAGTGGAATGATATTGATATTAATTTACAGCAGTATGGCGTGAACTTATCTAACGTTAGTCAAATTGCGGTATTTGGCGTATACACAGATGGAGTGTCGTCAAATCAAAAATTATATATTACTGATATGACCATGTATGACAACGGCACTAATCCAGCGGCCAAACCAAGCACAGATGATAAATTCGTACTTCTTACTTCTTCTAATGAAGATGTAGACTTACGCGTTGATGATAATAACTTGGTAAACGAAGGCAATATCACCTTTAGCGATTGGTCTACCGGCTCAACGCTTGCCGGGGACGTTCTTTATGACGGCCTAAATGCTTTTGAAGTAACAAAAGGAGCTGGCTGGGGCACAGTATTGGCCTTAATGGGTGATATTTATGGTGGCGTGCAAACTTATGAAATTGACGTGGCTAAATATCAAACCATTAACTTCAAAGTGGCTGCCACAGGTTCTATGAACGCATTTACAGTAGACTTCATTGTTGATGGCGCCGAGCATAAAGTACCGTTAACTGTTTCAAGTGCTTGGTCTGAAGTAAGCATAAACATCGCGGATATACCGTTGAACATGACTAAATTAACTCAAATAGCAATATTTGGAGAAGGCGGTAATGCTGGTGATAAATTGTATGTTACTGATTTAAACATATCAAAATAG
- a CDS encoding glycoside hydrolase family 30 protein, which yields MKKFKKNIVFATISSITFIGCIVQSLAAHELKVSSDINYQLATTAEIFLTSEAGDKIAPQQNLAFIQGKPSGTVLEVRPDIVKQKIIGIGTSFTESSAYVLAHLEQDKRAEVMENIYGETGANFSLARTHIGATDFAVNGKYSYAEVAGDVELKHFNINVDQDGFSKKQHSGIKDESYDLLPMIKQAYAIKNKQADKDLRIVASAWTAPPWMKDIEDWYIKPTAENNHQGSGGKLKPQYVSTYADYIVKYLDAYQQQGIDIWALTPVNEPHGNSGQWESMHFTPQTQNTFIKEHLGPKLKASPHEDVNLLIYDQNRDGIEHWTDEILGDKETAPYVYGTAVHWYESSVEVNEDVFDRVHEKFPDFSIIHTEGTIDDLGKVAPNGILDPVNFTEKNWFNNDEFWWNANATDWAYTATWAPKAEDHPIYTPVHRYARNIIVSLDHWLEGWIDWNIVLDQNGGPNHVGNYCGAPIMIDTNTGEVYYTPIYYVLAQFSKTIRPGDKALQVNKQLDNLEEDAFHASAAINDNNLVSVQLLNTTKQPIIYSLKIGSQYAKVSIAANAVQTVRVQL from the coding sequence ATGAAAAAATTTAAAAAAAATATCGTGTTTGCGACAATATCTTCCATTACCTTTATTGGCTGTATTGTGCAAAGCCTGGCAGCACATGAGCTAAAAGTTTCGTCTGATATTAATTATCAGCTGGCAACGACTGCAGAAATATTCCTCACCAGTGAAGCCGGTGATAAAATTGCCCCACAGCAAAATCTTGCATTTATCCAAGGTAAGCCAAGTGGCACTGTGCTTGAAGTAAGGCCTGACATTGTAAAACAAAAAATTATTGGAATTGGCACTTCTTTTACCGAATCTTCTGCTTATGTTCTCGCCCATCTAGAGCAGGACAAAAGAGCCGAAGTTATGGAGAATATATATGGTGAGACGGGTGCTAATTTTTCTTTAGCTCGTACCCATATTGGTGCCACTGACTTTGCTGTAAACGGCAAGTATTCGTATGCCGAAGTAGCAGGAGACGTCGAGTTAAAACACTTTAACATCAATGTTGATCAAGACGGTTTCAGCAAGAAACAACATTCAGGCATAAAAGATGAGAGCTATGATCTATTACCAATGATCAAGCAAGCCTATGCCATTAAAAATAAACAAGCAGACAAAGACCTAAGAATTGTTGCATCGGCATGGACAGCTCCGCCATGGATGAAAGATATTGAAGACTGGTACATCAAACCTACGGCTGAAAATAATCATCAGGGTAGCGGTGGTAAATTAAAACCACAATATGTTTCTACCTATGCTGATTACATTGTTAAATATTTGGATGCTTATCAACAACAAGGCATCGATATTTGGGCGCTTACACCTGTTAATGAACCTCATGGCAATAGTGGTCAATGGGAAAGCATGCATTTTACTCCGCAAACGCAAAATACCTTTATCAAGGAGCACTTGGGCCCAAAACTAAAAGCAAGTCCCCATGAAGATGTAAACCTACTTATTTACGATCAAAATCGTGATGGTATAGAGCATTGGACCGATGAAATTCTAGGCGATAAAGAAACAGCTCCCTATGTTTATGGTACGGCGGTGCATTGGTATGAAAGTAGTGTTGAAGTAAATGAAGATGTATTTGATCGAGTTCATGAAAAGTTCCCAGACTTTTCAATTATTCATACCGAAGGTACTATTGATGATTTAGGCAAAGTTGCCCCCAATGGCATTTTAGATCCGGTTAACTTTACCGAAAAAAACTGGTTTAACAATGACGAGTTCTGGTGGAATGCTAATGCGACAGATTGGGCATATACGGCTACCTGGGCACCAAAAGCTGAAGATCACCCAATATATACCCCGGTGCATCGCTATGCGCGAAATATTATCGTTAGTCTCGATCATTGGCTTGAAGGCTGGATAGATTGGAATATTGTATTAGATCAAAATGGTGGGCCTAATCATGTAGGAAACTACTGTGGTGCGCCAATTATGATTGATACTAACACCGGTGAAGTTTATTACACGCCAATTTACTATGTGCTTGCACAGTTTAGTAAAACCATTCGCCCCGGTGATAAAGCATTACAAGTTAACAAGCAATTAGACAACTTGGAAGAAGATGCATTTCACGCAAGTGCCGCTATTAATGATAATAACCTAGTCAGTGTGCAATTGTTAAATACCACCAAACAGCCAATCATCTATTCATTAAAAATAGGTAGTCAGTATGCGAAAGTATCTATTGCGGCCAATGCAGTGCAAACGGTTCGAGTTCAGTTATAA
- a CDS encoding isochorismatase family protein — translation MNKFTETLTTDNAILAMIDHQTGLLVSCRDQDPHLMTENIKGLCSMAKTVGMPTITTASMPDGPNGPIMPEITDILGDEVIERAGEINAWKSPEFKKAVEATGRKKIIMAGIVTDVCLMFPAISAVAEGYDVYAVVDASGTWNKAVAEASIHRMTQAGVKVATWASVLAEVMDDWRSEKGMELGGVLGQHTSYRWVYDSFLQANQAHK, via the coding sequence ATGAATAAATTCACCGAAACATTAACAACGGACAATGCAATATTAGCAATGATTGATCATCAAACAGGACTATTAGTAAGTTGCCGTGATCAAGACCCACATTTAATGACAGAAAATATCAAAGGCTTATGCTCAATGGCAAAAACTGTTGGTATGCCAACAATAACTACCGCTAGTATGCCTGATGGCCCTAATGGACCAATCATGCCTGAAATCACTGATATCTTAGGTGATGAAGTTATTGAACGAGCTGGTGAAATAAATGCGTGGAAAAGCCCTGAATTTAAAAAAGCAGTTGAAGCCACTGGTCGTAAAAAAATAATTATGGCAGGTATAGTAACGGATGTTTGTTTGATGTTCCCTGCAATTTCAGCAGTGGCCGAAGGGTATGATGTTTATGCTGTTGTCGATGCTTCAGGTACTTGGAATAAGGCCGTTGCTGAAGCTTCTATTCATCGAATGACACAGGCAGGTGTAAAAGTAGCTACTTGGGCATCGGTATTGGCAGAAGTAATGGACGACTGGCGTAGTGAAAAAGGCATGGAATTGGGGGGAGTTTTAGGACAGCATACCTCTTATCGCTGGGTATATGATAGTTTTTTGCAAGCCAACCAGGCACATAAATAG
- a CDS encoding phosphatase domain-containing protein produces the protein MKIHPFQILALPNGAKLIFTPCPGTKLVSLEDSILQLKKNQTSMLITLMPEEEMVANDVIALPSICHKHQITWLQLPIVDDEAPASAFELQWLKHKQSILDEIVNQGVVAVHCKGGTGRTGTVISMLLLQLGWSVCKIVSEVQAIKPKALKIQAQLDYLNTQLVNTRHRINAVSYLSEENKSTSPEKTF, from the coding sequence ATGAAAATACATCCCTTTCAAATATTAGCTTTGCCAAATGGTGCAAAGCTAATATTTACCCCCTGCCCTGGCACTAAATTGGTGAGTCTTGAAGATTCAATACTGCAGTTAAAGAAAAATCAAACCTCAATGCTAATCACCTTAATGCCAGAGGAAGAGATGGTAGCAAACGATGTTATTGCATTGCCGAGTATTTGCCATAAACATCAAATCACTTGGCTTCAGCTTCCAATTGTTGATGACGAAGCACCTGCAAGCGCATTTGAATTACAGTGGCTTAAACATAAACAGAGCATATTAGATGAAATAGTTAACCAAGGCGTAGTGGCGGTGCATTGCAAGGGTGGCACAGGCAGAACGGGAACAGTTATTTCGATGTTACTATTGCAGCTTGGCTGGTCAGTCTGCAAAATAGTTAGTGAAGTACAAGCGATTAAGCCTAAAGCTTTGAAAATTCAAGCTCAATTAGATTATTTAAATACGCAGTTAGTAAATACAAGGCACCGCATAAATGCCGTATCGTATCTTTCTGAAGAAAATAAATCGACTTCTCCAGAGAAGACATTTTAA
- a CDS encoding MFS transporter: MSTPSHTQTVDADKVSMAKKVIYGLGAFVNNLLGAAMATMAIVLNLGLGMNPALVGLLGALPRFIDAFTDPLMGYISDHTKSRWGRRRPYIFIGAILAGIVFVLLWQLPRDQSENFYFWFFLIGSIIFYLAYTIFATPWVALGYELTPDYHERTRIMAVQNFMGQFAWLLAPWFLLFMQNETLFSDMIEGAGWLAVIIGIFTVCIGILPAIFLAERFTPIPTSQKVPDSETQPKSVMASIADFFKGFAITVKFKPFLKLCGATFLVFNGFMMVSAFQSYVIIYYVFGGDQVLGAEYVGWAGTVSFIATSCSIFIVAKLSTLFGKRSAFFITIAISIFGYALKWVCFTPDNPQLVLIPPIFFAFGLGGLFTLMGSMVADVCDMDELETGERREGMFGSIFWWVVKLGLAAAMAAGGFLLNATGFDVALGGAQSADTLFYMRLADVLVPVLCSIIAIWLIAKYPITETLAQEVREKLELRRGKSVAEDDDFVDAEVNLSTI; this comes from the coding sequence ATGAGTACACCTAGCCACACTCAAACGGTCGATGCTGATAAAGTTTCGATGGCAAAAAAAGTTATCTACGGACTAGGGGCATTTGTTAATAACTTGCTTGGTGCGGCAATGGCCACCATGGCAATCGTGCTCAACTTGGGGTTAGGGATGAATCCTGCACTAGTAGGATTATTAGGTGCTTTGCCTCGTTTTATCGATGCGTTTACTGACCCCCTAATGGGCTATATTTCAGATCATACTAAATCAAGGTGGGGCAGACGTAGGCCTTATATATTCATAGGTGCGATCCTTGCAGGTATTGTTTTTGTTTTATTATGGCAATTACCCCGAGACCAAAGTGAAAACTTTTACTTTTGGTTCTTTTTGATAGGCTCTATAATTTTTTATCTTGCTTATACTATTTTTGCAACGCCTTGGGTTGCATTAGGTTACGAGTTGACTCCAGATTACCATGAGCGTACGCGCATTATGGCAGTGCAGAATTTTATGGGGCAATTTGCCTGGTTACTTGCTCCATGGTTCTTATTATTTATGCAAAATGAAACATTGTTTAGCGATATGATAGAAGGCGCTGGTTGGTTAGCTGTTATTATCGGCATCTTTACGGTTTGCATTGGTATATTACCGGCGATATTCCTTGCTGAACGCTTTACTCCAATACCAACGTCGCAAAAAGTTCCTGATAGCGAAACACAGCCTAAAAGTGTGATGGCCTCTATTGCTGATTTCTTTAAAGGTTTCGCTATTACCGTTAAATTTAAACCATTCCTTAAATTATGTGGTGCAACTTTTCTTGTATTTAACGGTTTTATGATGGTTTCTGCGTTCCAAAGTTATGTCATTATTTATTATGTTTTTGGTGGTGATCAAGTGTTAGGTGCAGAGTATGTCGGTTGGGCCGGTACGGTGTCATTTATTGCCACGTCCTGTTCTATATTTATTGTCGCTAAGTTGTCTACCTTGTTCGGTAAACGAAGTGCTTTTTTCATTACCATCGCTATTTCTATCTTTGGTTATGCGTTGAAATGGGTTTGTTTTACTCCAGATAATCCACAATTAGTGCTAATTCCTCCGATATTTTTTGCTTTTGGTTTGGGCGGATTATTTACGCTGATGGGTTCTATGGTTGCTGATGTATGTGACATGGATGAGTTAGAGACCGGTGAACGCCGTGAAGGTATGTTTGGCTCGATCTTTTGGTGGGTAGTTAAATTAGGTTTAGCAGCGGCGATGGCAGCGGGCGGTTTCTTACTTAATGCAACTGGTTTTGATGTAGCACTAGGCGGTGCTCAATCAGCGGATACACTATTCTACATGCGTTTAGCTGATGTACTTGTGCCCGTGCTTTGTTCAATCATTGCGATTTGGTTGATAGCAAAATATCCAATCACTGAAACCTTAGCACAAGAGGTTCGTGAAAAACTGGAATTAAGACGAGGTAAGTCTGTAGCCGAGGATGACGATTTTGTTGATGCTGAGGTGAATTTATCAACTATCTAG